The Gallus gallus isolate bGalGal1 chromosome 28, bGalGal1.mat.broiler.GRCg7b, whole genome shotgun sequence genome has a segment encoding these proteins:
- the MYO9B gene encoding unconventional myosin-IXb isoform X2, whose amino-acid sequence MSLKDADSAICQTKVAYNLHVYPQLSTESAPCCKVTATKDTTSSDVIKDVINILNLDVSKSYVLVEVKETGGEEWVLDTNDSPVHRVLLWPRRAQDEHPQKDGYYFLLQERNTDGTIKYAQMQLLSKETDARRLVERGFLPWQQEDFDDLCNIPNLTEKTLLENLKCRFLKHKIYTYAGSILIAINPFKFLPIYNPKYVKLYENHQLGKLEPHIFAIADVAYHTMLKKHVNQCIVISGESGSGKTQSTNFLIHCLTALSQKGYASGVERTILGAGPVLEAFGNAKTAHNNNSSRFGKFIQVNYLENGVVRGAVVEKYLLEKSRLVSQEKDERNYHVFYYLLLGVNEEERKEFHLKQPEDYSYLNQCNLKIEDGEDLRHDFERLKQAMEMVGFLSATKKQIFSVLSAILYLGNVTYKKKATGRDEGLEVGPPEVLDILSQLLKVKREILVEVLTKRKTVTANDKLILPYSLSEAITARDSMAKSLYSALFDWIVLRINHALLNKKDMEESVTCLSIGVLDIFGFEDFETNSFEQFCINYANEQLQYYFNQHIFKLEQEEYKSEGITWHDIDYTDNVACIHLISKKPTGLFYLLDEESNFPRATNQTLLAKFKQQHEENKFFVATPVMEPAFIIRHFAGKVKYQIKDFREKNMDYMRPDIVALLRSSDSAYVRELIGMDPVAVFRWAVLRAAVQAMAVFAEAGRQRAQKTAGVVRQGPRVPLGELQRSNTPVEKVYRRSMLDFSFDCSEDFDINAFEDIISFYENKKDMHEQIIASIKGLPWQGDDPCKLLRSLNRLQHRSHFMKSKAIKQKQIIPKNLLDSKSLKLIVSMTLHDRTTKSLLHLHKKKKPPSISAQFQTSLNKLLETLGKAEPFFIRCIRSNAEKKEMLFDENLVLQQLRYTGMLETVRIRRSGYSAKYTFQEFIDQFQVLLPKNAKASKEDIFAYLSKLKLDKNNCQIGKTKVFMKEAERQILQDTLHKEVIRKIILLQSWLRMVLERRRFLRTRQAAIVLQACWRSRCVRRALQRNNAAIYIQSAWRRYREQKRYLEQKKRICLVQATVRGYLQRKRFQKMVMEKQKDEEEQRKIQEAQDRENDMSKDEGDESTTDQLPVKHESELDHTVEGKDEVPSEQAENLGSSETATLPQKNVIEGSEKVTSSREKREFRRQRGLEHNELQNKHVQFSFEGTALLCPEEQTSSEEALENVPEPKESTEQDAVLQGSSEKEQNANDGKAISDTPLLSEIKESSNIPEQPPALEAERVDKAVDRVMKTQENQNSQLKVSQSCPERPTDLALNLENTLFATGSFQTPPECSGDKNKRPVQKETKDLDSPTSSQIQRYVDDPGKLKYKREKWKGKRQSDAGQNDLLSQSLDGRTRADQSPRDQLEKKGTSSSLNDLSMLAHAATSQQSPDSTEEEKGNKKYLLQKKPSDLLPTSDSVVSMQPASQQIDAKSAFKSPLRRLLGKKPDKKIPKEYPDVIDEGDGLSLTSCLLFPETGGAQKVSEASSGQPSRLQVGERHVKESSKAKKNRTIKISKISSVSQNWRASIVREIANANELKHLDEFLLNKINDLRSQKSGVECLFFEATEKFRGNIKTMYSAPNGQIHVGYKDLVENYQLLVTNLAKKREEKEVKLVLNLFQSLLDEFIRGYTKKEESEQPKQTKAQKKKRKQDRAIEEHNGHVFTNYQVSIRQSCEHCSSYIWPMEKACLCSVCKLTCHKKCMSKIQSSCTSCGKKNEQDAEPRHFGVSVSSLTSERNSVPIVMEKLLEHVEMHGLYTEGIYRKSGSANRMKELKQLLQADPNSVKLENYPIHTITGILKQWLRELPDPLMTSAQYNDFLRAVELPEKQEQLCAIYSVLEQLPQANHDTLERLIFHLVKVALIEDVNRMSPNALAIVFAPCLLRCPDTSDPLTSMKDVSKTTMCVEMLIKEQIRKYKIKMDEINQLEAAESIAFRRLSLLRQNTSKSPQVKGNDSGSSELDSLHEEEEVSEADNREKEILIDRIQSIKEEKEDITYRLPELDQRGSDEENVDSETSASTESLLEERTGRMDTEGITISGVQCCAQSSNVPAKDICTVPSLLQTSSSSLSASLASRRRSSLTLSKIKVPRRTPVMPTANIKLPPGIFKCTESQGKTSADEESPIVVRRREQPAIRTDKVHSIYIAQGSAMAHAQELLEEYEPTAKVKRRFSDPYSHLTCTDE is encoded by the exons ATGAGTTTAAAAGATGCGGACAGTGCAATTTGCCAGACAAAAGTAGCCTATAATCTTCATGTTTACCCCCAACTCTCAACAGAaagtgctccctgctgcaaaGTGACAGCAACAAAGGACACCACGTCTTCAGATGTCATCAAGGATGTGATTAATATCTTAAACTTGGATGTCTCAAAAAGTTATGTGCTTGTGGAGGTGAAAGAAACAGGTGGTGAAGAATGGGTACTTGATACAAATGATTCTCCTGTTCATAGGGTTTTACTTTGGCCTCGTCGCGCTCAGGATGAGCATCCTCAAAAGGATGGGTACTACTTTCTTTTGCAAGAAAGAAACACGGATGGGACCATCAAATATGCCCAGATGCAACTGCTGTCCAAGGAGACGGATGCTCGACGATTGGTTGAAAGAGGTTTTCTTccatggcagcaggaggacttCGATGACTTGTGCAATATTCCCAACTTAACAGAGAAAACACTTCTAGAAAATCTCAAATGCCGCTTTCTAAAACACAAAATTTATACTTATGCAGGAAGTATTCTCATTGCAATTAACCCCTTCAAATTCTTGCCCATTTATAATCCTAAGTATGTCAAGTTGTATGAGAATCATCAACTCGGGAAGTTGGAGCCTCATATTTTTGCCATTGCTGATGTGGCTTATCACACAATGCTTAAAAAACACGTTAATCAGTGCATAGTTATATCAGGTGAAAGTGGTTCTGGAAAAACTCAAAGCACAAACTTCTTAATTCACTGCctcacagcactgagccagAAAGGGTACGCAAGTGGTGTGGAGAGAACTATTCTAGGAGCTGGACCAGTTCTGGAG GCATTTGGAAATGCAAAAACAGCACATAACAATAACTCCAGTCGTTTTGGAAAGTTTATTCAAGTCAATTACTTAGAGAATGGCGTTGTCCGAGG GGCTGTTGTTGAAAAATACCTGCTTGAAAAATCTCGACTTGTTTCTcaagaaaaagatgaaag GAACTACCATGTCTTTTATTATTTGCTACTTGGAGTCAATGAAGAAGAGCGTAAAGAATTTCACCTTAAACAACCTGAAGATTATTCCTACCTCAATCAG TGTAACTTGAAAATTGAAGATGGGGAAGATCTCCGGCATGACTTTGAAAGATTAAAACAAGCAATGGAGATGGTTGGCTTTctttcagcaacaaaaaaaca gattttttcagtgctttcagctATTCTTTATTTGGGCAACGTGACGTACAAGAAGAAAGCTACAGGCCGTGATGAAGGATTGGAAGTAGGACCTCCTGAAGTGCTGGACATTCTTTCCCAGCTTTTGAAA GTCAAACGTGAAATTCTAGTGGAAGtgctgacaaaaagaaaaacggTGACTGCTAATGATAAGCTTATTTTGCCATATAGTCTCAGTGAG gCCATAACAGCTCGTGATTCAATGGCAAAGTCCTTGTACAGTGCTCTGTTTGACTGGATTGTTCTGCGAATTAATCATGCACTCCTTAataagaaggacatggaggaaTCTGTTACA TGTTTGTCCATTGGTGTTCTTGATATTTTTGGGTTTGAAGACTTTGAAACCAACAGTTTTGAGCAGTTCTGCATAAACTATGCAAATGAGCAGCTTCAGTATTACTTTAATCAGCATATTTTCAAATTGGAACAG GAGGAATATAAGAGTGAAGGGATCACTTGGCACGATATTGACTATACTGATAATGTGGCCTGCATTCACTTAATCAGCAAGAAGCCCACTGGTCTCTTCTATCTTCTGGATGAAGAAAGCAA tTTTCCACGTGCCACCAACCAAACTCTACTAGCAAAATTCAAACAGCAGCATGAGGAGAACAAGTTTTTTGTTGCAACCCCAGTAATGGAACCTGCTTTTATTATTCGACATTTTGCTGGAAAAGTTAAATACCAGATAAAA GATTTCAGAGAGAAGAACATGGATTACATGAGGCCAGACATTGTTGCTTTACTACGAAGCAGTGACAGTGCCTATGTTCGGGAGCTGATAGGAATGGACCCTGTAGCTGTGTTCCGCTGGGCTGTTCTGCGAGCGGCTGTTCAGGCCATGGCTGTCTTTGCAGAAGCTGGACGCCAGAGAGCTCAGAAGACTGCAG GAGTGGTGCGCCAAGGACCCAGAGTTCCCCTTGGAGAACTCCAGAGATCAAATACACCAGTAGAAAAAGTTTACCG CCGCTCAATGCTTGATTTCTCATTTGATTGTTCTGAGGATTTCGATATAAATGCTTTTGAAgacatcatttctttttatgaaaaCAAGAA AGACATGCATGAGCAAATCATCGCAAGTATAAAAGGACTTCCATGGCAGGGAGATGATCCCTGTAAGCTGCTTCGATCACTCAATCGACTCCAACACCGCTCCCACTTCAT GAAAAGTAAAGCCATCAAACAAAAGCAGATCATTCCAAAG AACTTGCTGGATTCCAAATCTCTGAAGCTTATAGTAAGCATGACTCTACATGATCGAACTACAAAATCCCTCTTACACttgcacaagaaaaagaaaccccCTAGCATAAGTGCGCAGTTCCAG acttCACTCAATAAATTACTGGAGACACTGGGGAAAGCTGAGCCATTCTTTATCCGCTGTATCCGCTCCAATGCTGAGAAG aaagagatgCTCTTTGATGAAAACTTGGTGCTTCAGCAGTTAAGGTACACTGGCATGCTTGAAACTGTGCGAATCAGAAGGTCTGGCTACAGTGCTAAGTATACATTCCAG GAATTCATAGATCAGTTTCAGGTGCTACTTCCCAAAAATGCCAAAGCCTCTAAAGAAGACATTTTTGCCTATTTGAGTAAACTAAAATTGGATAAAAACAACTGTCAAATAGGGAAGACCAAG GTTTTTATGAAAGAGGCTGAGCGGCAAATACTACAGGATACACTACACAAAGAAGTGATCAGGAAAATCATTCTCCTTCAGAGCTGGCTCAGGATGGTTTTGGAAAGGAGACGCTTTCTCCGAACACGGCAAGCAGCCATTGTTTTACAG GCTTGCTGGCGTTCCCGCTGTGTTAGGAGGGCCCTGCAAAGGAATAATGCTGCCATTTATATTCAGTCAGCATGGCGAAGATACAGGGAGCAAAAACGCTACCTTGAACAGAAGAAGAGAATTTGTCTTGTGCAAGCCACGGTCAGAGGGTATCTTCAGCGTAAGAG atttcagaaaatggtaatggaaaagcagaaagatgaagaagagcagagaaaaatccAAGAAGCTCAAGACAGAGAGAATGATATGAGCAAGGATGAGGGTGATGAATCAACAACAGATCAATTGCCTGTGAAACACGAGTCAGAGCTGGATCACACTGTTGAGGGAAAAGATGAAGTTCCAAGTGAGCAAGCTGAAAACCTGGGCTCATCTGAAACGGCCACGTTACCTCAGAAGAATGTGATAGAGGGCTCTGAGAAAGTaacaagcagcagggagaaacGTGAATTTCGCCGGCAGAGGGGGCTGGAACATAATGAATTACAGAATAAGCATGTCCAGTTTTCCTTTGAAGGAACAGCTTTACTGTGCCCTGAAGAGCAAACCTCTTCTGAAGAGGCCCTGGAAAATGTTCCAGAGCCAAAAGAGTCCACAGAACAAGATGCTGTCCTACAAGGAAGCagtgagaaagaacaaaatgcaaatgATGGAAAGGCCATTTCAGACACACCACTGTTAAGTGAGATAAAAGAAAGTAGTAATATTCCTGAGCAGCCACCTGCATTGGAAGCTGAAAGAGTAGATAAGGCTGTTGACAGAGTGATGAAAACACAAGAGAACCAAAATAGCCAACTGAAAGTCAGCCAAAGCTGTCCTGAAAGGCCAACAGATCTTGCACTGAATCTTGAAAACACACTGTTTGCTACTGGGAGCTTCCAAACTCCACCTGAATGTTCGGGAGATAAAAACAAACGGCCTGTTCAGAAGGAAACCAAGGATCTGGATAGTCCTACTTCTTCCCAGATCCAGAGATATGTGGATGACCCAGGAAAACTAAAgtataagagagaaaaatggaaaggaaagagacagTCTGATGCTGGTCAGAATGATTTGCTGAGCCAGTCCTTGGATGGAAGAACTCGTGCAGATCAGTCTCCTCGGGATCAACTAGA AAAGAAGGGGACTTCATCTTCATTAAATGATCTCTCAATGCTGGCCCACGCTGCCACAAGTCAG CAATCACCAGATtcaacagaagaagaaaaaggcaacaaGAAATATCTTTTGCAAAAAAAGCCGAGTGACCTCTTACCTACCTCTGATTCAGTTGTTTCTATGCAGCCAGCAAGCCAGCAAATAGATGCCAA GTCTGCTTTCAAAAGTCCTTTGCGTAGACTTTTGGGGAAAAAGCCAGACAAGAAAATTCCGAAGGAGTATCCTGATGTGATTGATGAAGGTGATGGACTCTCACTCACGTCATGCCTCCTGTTTCCAGAAACAGGAGGAGCACAGAAAGTTTCAGAAG CTTCTTCTGGGCAGCCAAGTCGTCTCCAGGTAGGGGAGCGCCATGTAAAGGAGAGCAGTAAAGCAAAGAAGAACCGTACTATTAAGATCAGCAAGATCTCAAGTGTGTCTCAGAATTGGCGAGCTTCTATAGTCCGTGAGATTGCAAATGCCAATGAACTGAAGCATCTTGATGAGTTCCTTCTAAACAAG ATCAATGACTTGCGCTCCCAGAAATCTGGTGTTGAATGCTTGTTTTTTGAAGCCACTGAGAAGTTTAGAGGAAATATCAAGACCATGTACTCTGCTCCT aATGGGCAAATCCATGTTGGCTACAAAGATCTGGTGGAGAACTACCAGCTTCTAGTTACAAATCTGGccaaaaaaagggaagagaaagaagtcaAACTGGTTTTGAATCTCTTCCAATCCCTTCTAGATGAATTCATCAGAGGatatacaaaaaaagaagaatctgaACAGCCCAAG CAAACCAAAGCCCAGAAGAAGAAGCGGAAACAAGATCGTGCG ATTGAAGAACACAATGGTCATGTATTCACAAACTACCAAGTGAGCATTCGGCAGTCATGTGAACACTGCTCATCGTACATCTGGCCCATGGAAAAGGCCTGTCTCTGCAGTG TTTGCAAGTTGACTTGTCACAAGAAATGCATGTCCAAAATCCAGAGCAGCTGTACGTCCTGTGGGAAAAAG AATGAACAGGATGCAGAACCACGTCACTTTGGAGTGTCTGTGAGTTCCCTGACCAGTGAGAGAAATTCAGTCCCCATTGTCATGGAGAAGTTGCTAGAGCATGTGGAGATGCACGGCCTCTACACTGAAGGCATTTACAGGAAATCAGGATCCGCAAATCGTATGAAGGAGCTaaaacagctgctgcaagcag atcCAAACTCAGTGAAACTGGAGAACTACCCTATTCACACCATCACAGGGATCCTTAAGCAATGGTTACGAGAATTACCAGATCCACTAATGACATCAGCACAGTACAATGATTTTCTCCGTGCTGTAG AACTACCAGAAAAACAGGAGCAACTTTGTGCCATTTACAGTGTCCTTGAACAGCTTCCACAAGCAAATCATGATACCTTGGAACGGCTCATCTTCCATCTAGTCaa AGTGGCTTTGATAGAAGATGTCAACCGTATGTCACCCAATGCCTTGGCCATTGTTTTTGCTCCATGCCTCTTGCGTTGTCCTGATACCTCTGACCCTTTAACCAGCATGAAGGATGTTTCAAAAACAACCAT GTGTGTAGAGATGCTGATAAAGGAGCAGATAAGGAAGTACAAGATAAAAATGGATGAAATAAATCAGCTGGAAGCAGCTGAGAGCATTGCTTTTCGGAGGCTCTCATTGCTTCGGCAGAACACG AGTAAAAGTCCACAAGTCAAAGGAAATGACAGTGGCAGTTCAGAACTGGACTCTCTGCatgaagaagaggaagtttCTGAAGCTGATAACCGAGAAAAGGAGATTCTCATTGATCGGATACAGtcaataaaggaagaaaa GGAAGACATAACATATCGGTTACCTGAGCTTGATCAGCGAGGCTCTGATGAGGAAAATGTGGACTCTGAGACCTCAGCAAGCACAGAGAGCCTGCTAGAAGAGAGAACAGGACGGATGGATACCGAAG GAATTACTATTTCTGGAGTACAGTGCTGCGCTCAGAGCTCCAACGTGCCTGCCAAAGACATTTGCACAGTGCCTTCTCTTTTGCAAACCTCTTCAAGTTCTTTGTCTGCATCCCTGGCTTCAAGACGTAGATCATCTTTAACACTGTCCAAGATTAAGGTGCCCCGTCGAACTCCAGTGATGCCAACAGCAAACATCAAGCTTCCTCCTGGGATTTTCAAATGTACAGAATCTCAGGGCAAGACTTCAGCTGATGAAGAGTCTCCAATAGTGGTGAGACGAAGGGAGCAGCCAGCAATACGAACTGATAAAGTCCACTCTATATACATTGCACAAGGGTCTGCAATGGCCCACGCTCAGGAACTTTTGGAGGAATATGAACCAACAGCAAAAGTAAAACGGAGGTTTTCAGACCCTTATTCCCACCTTACATGTACAGATGAGTGA